DNA from Dietzia lutea:
TCCTTGAATCTGTGACTGTGCGGTGGCGGGTCGGAGTCCGGCTACTCGGCGCTGATGCTGGTGATCGCGCCGATGAAGTCGTTCACCCCGTTCTCGCCGCCGACGGAGCCGGTGAAGAAGACAAGGGCGCCGAGGACGTCGGTGATTCCCCCGAAGAGGTCGGACAGCTGGCCGAAGTTGGGCATGGGTTCTCCTTCTCAGTGACTCGCGACGCCTTACGGGGCGTCTGAAGAGGACACTAAGAAACGGTTGAACCCGCCGCTATAGCTGAAACAGCTCCTTTACCGCAGGTCACGGACCTTTTACGCAGCACCCTCAACGTGTCCGTGGTGTTACGGCGCGCCGGAGTGGACCGACGCCCGAAATAGCCCGTGGCCCGCACCGGCGTACCGGTGCGGGCCACGGGCCCTGCTCTGCGCGCCCTCGGGCGCGTCAGTCGTGCGGGCTTCAGATCAGAAGCCCATGCCGCCCATCTCGTCGCCACCCGGCATGGCGGGCGCGGCGGGCTCGGGCTTGTCGGCCACGACGGCCTCGGTGGTGAGGAACAGCGCGGCGATCGACGCGGCGTTCTGCAGCGCCGAGCGGGTCACCTTGACCGGGTCGTTGATGCCGGCCTCGAGGAGGTCCTCGTACTCGCCGGTGGCCGCGTTGAGACCCTCGGCACCCGGGAGGTTGCGGACCTTCTCGGCCACGACGCCCGGCTCGAGGCCGGCGTTGAGGGAGATCTGCTTCAGCGGGGCGCTCAGCGCGAACTTGACGATGTTCGCGCCGGTGGCCTCCTCACCCACGAGGGACAGGCCCTCGATGGCGACCTCGGACTTCACCAGGGCGACGCCGCCGCCGGCGACGATGCCCTCCTCGACGGCCGCCTTGGCGTTGCGGACGGCGTCCTCGATGCGGTGCTTGCGCTCCTTGAGCTCGACCTCGGTGGCCGCGCCCGCCTTGATGACGGCGACGCCGCCGGCGAGCTTGGCGAGGCGCTCCTGGAGCTTCTCGCGGTCGTAGTCCGAGTCGGAGTTCTCGATCTCGGCACGGATCTGATTGACCCGGCCCTCGATCTGGCCCTGGTCGCCGGCGCCCTCGACGATGGTGGTCTCGTCCTTGGTCACGACGACCTTGCGCGCCTTGCCGAGCATGGAGATGTCGGCGGTCTCGAGCGACAGGCCGACCTCCTCGGAGATGACCTGGCCACCGGTGAGGATGGCGATGTCCTGCAGCATGGCCTTGCGGCGGTCACCGAAGCCCGGGGCCTTGACGGCGACGGACTTGAAGGTGCCGCGGATCTTGTTGACGACGAGGGTCGACAGGGCCTCGCCCTCGACGTCCTCGGCGACGATCAGCAGCGACTTGTTCTCGCCGATGACCTTCTCCAGCAGCGGGAGCAGGTCCTTGACGGTGGAGACCTTGCCCGAGACCAGGAGGATGTACGGATCCTCCATGACCGCCTCCTGGCGCTCCGGATCCGTCATGAAGTACTGCGAGATGTAGCCCTTGTCGAAGCGCATACCCTCGGTCAGCTCAAGGTCCAGCCCGAAGGTCTGGGACTCCTCGACCGTGATCACGCCCTCCTTGCCGACCTTGTCCATGGCCTGGGCGATGAGCTCACCGATGGCCGGGTCGGCAGCGGAGATGCCGGCGGTCGCGGCGATCTGCTCCTTGGTCTCGATCTCCTTGGCGGAGTCGATGAGGTGCTTGGTGACGGCCTCGACGGCCTTCTCGATGCCACGCTTGATGCCCATGGGGTTGGCACCGGCGGCGACGTTGCGCAGGCCCTCGCGCACGAGCGCCTGGGCGAGGACGGTGGCGGTGGTGGTTCCGTCGCCGGCGACGTCGTCCGTCTTCTTGGCGACCTCCTTGACCAGCTCGGCACCGATCTTCTCGTACGGGTCCTCGAGCTCGATCTCCTTGGCGATGGAGACACCGTCGTTGGTGATGGTGGGGGCGCCCCACTTCTTCTCCAGCACGACGTTGCGACCCTTGGGGCCGAGGGTGACCTTGACGGCGTCGGCGAGCTGATTGAGACCGCTCTCCAGGCCGCGCCGGGCCTCTTCGTCGAACGCGATCATCTTTGCCATGGGGTGAATCATCCTCCGGGTATGGGGTGACACGCGTGTGGTCAGCGTCGGTGCCCGCGACGGACGGTGCGGACCGTGTCGGATCCGCCCCTCACCTTGCGACCTCAGTTTCAGATCTTGCTGGCACTCAGGGTAGCCGAGTGCCAATCGCTTTTCTAGCACTCGTCCCCGACGAGTGCAAAGGATCGATATCCGGGTTCGCGACCGGCGAACGCCTCACACGAACATCCCTCACCGACCCGGGCCCTGCCCTACCATCGAGACGCCGTCCCACCCGCCCGTGTCGAAAGGCCCGCCGAATGCCCACCGAACCCGCCGCCGCAGGCGCCATCGAGAGCTCCATCGAGATCGACGCCCCTCCGGCCAGGGTCTGGGAGGTCGTCTCCGAGGTCCGCAACGCCACGGAGTGGAGCAGCCAGGCGTGGAAGATCCTCTCGCCCGGCGGCCGCACCACAAAGGGAACGTGGGCGATCAACCTCAACAAGCGCGGCCCTATCGTGTGGCCCACCACGAGCCGGGTGGTGGAGTTCGAGCCCGGTCGCCGGTTCGCCAACCGCATCAATGAGAACACCACCGTGTGGGTGTTCGAGCTCGAGCCCACGCCGTCCGGTGGCACGCGACTGACCGAGCGCCGCGAGGTGCCGGACGGGCTCACCTTCATCTCCCGGTTCCTCACCGACAAGCTCTTCGGCGGACAGAAGTCGTTCACCGCCGAGATGGACCGCGGCGTGTCCACCTCGCTGCAGCGCATCAAGGCTCTCGTCGAGCGGGGCTGAAGGCGGCATGTCTCGCCCGTCCGCGGCGCTCCTCGCCGGCGCGCTCATCGCGACACTCGCCGGGTGCACGCTGTGGCCCGGCGGTCGGGACGAGCCGGACGAGCCCCGAGAGGAGCCCGGCCCCACCCTGGCCTCCGCGCCCCCACCGGCGGACTGGCAGGACGTGCGCAGCGCCACCGGACTCGTGTACTCCGTGCCGCCGGACTGGGAGGTCGGTGACCCGTTCGGCGTCGGCGAGGACGGCCGCGACCCGGGGACGGACTGGGGGTCGGGGTACGTGACCACCGCCAACGCCATCGCGGACAGGGACTACTGCGCGATCGGTGGGCTGAGCTTCCGGACGCTGGTCGGCATCAGCGCGACGACGCTGCCGGGCGAGGCGCGCGAGCAGGCCGAGTCGGCGTCGCGGGCGATGGCCGATTCCATAGATCGCCGCTTCACCGAGGCGGGAGCGGACGTCCCGGTTCCCGAGGCCCACAGCATCGGGGTCTCCGGGGTGCCCGCCTGGTACGTGTCCCTGCGCGGCCAGGTGCGCCCACCGCGCAACACCTGCACGCCGCCGGTCATCCGCTTCGACACGATCGCGGTCTCCACCCGCACCCCGGATGGCGCGCCGGCGTCCACCGTCTTCGTCCTCATGTCCGACGAGGGCGAGCCCGGGGTGCAGCCGACGGAGACGATCGACGCCGTCGTGGCCTCACTGCGCTACGACAACTCGGTGTAACCGCGCGATCTCGCTGTCACCGCGCGAACGCGGCACAACCGCGCGGGGCCGGCGAGGACTCAGGCCGCCGTCGCGGGGTTGCTCGGCTCGGTACCGAGCTGAGCGGCGGGACCGACGGCGTCACCGGCCTCCGCCCCGGAACCGGTGCCCGCCTCGAGGTACCGGGCCCAGTCCGCGTCGCATCGCGCCCACGCCCAGCCGGCGTCGGCCGCGGAGGTCGCCACGTCCACGGGGACCATGACGCGTCGGAGGGGGACGTCCGGGCCGCC
Protein-coding regions in this window:
- the groL gene encoding chaperonin GroEL (60 kDa chaperone family; promotes refolding of misfolded polypeptides especially under stressful conditions; forms two stacked rings of heptamers to form a barrel-shaped 14mer; ends can be capped by GroES; misfolded proteins enter the barrel where they are refolded when GroES binds), with protein sequence MAKMIAFDEEARRGLESGLNQLADAVKVTLGPKGRNVVLEKKWGAPTITNDGVSIAKEIELEDPYEKIGAELVKEVAKKTDDVAGDGTTTATVLAQALVREGLRNVAAGANPMGIKRGIEKAVEAVTKHLIDSAKEIETKEQIAATAGISAADPAIGELIAQAMDKVGKEGVITVEESQTFGLDLELTEGMRFDKGYISQYFMTDPERQEAVMEDPYILLVSGKVSTVKDLLPLLEKVIGENKSLLIVAEDVEGEALSTLVVNKIRGTFKSVAVKAPGFGDRRKAMLQDIAILTGGQVISEEVGLSLETADISMLGKARKVVVTKDETTIVEGAGDQGQIEGRVNQIRAEIENSDSDYDREKLQERLAKLAGGVAVIKAGAATEVELKERKHRIEDAVRNAKAAVEEGIVAGGGVALVKSEVAIEGLSLVGEEATGANIVKFALSAPLKQISLNAGLEPGVVAEKVRNLPGAEGLNAATGEYEDLLEAGINDPVKVTRSALQNAASIAALFLTTEAVVADKPEPAAPAMPGGDEMGGMGF
- a CDS encoding SRPBCC family protein — its product is MPTEPAAAGAIESSIEIDAPPARVWEVVSEVRNATEWSSQAWKILSPGGRTTKGTWAINLNKRGPIVWPTTSRVVEFEPGRRFANRINENTTVWVFELEPTPSGGTRLTERREVPDGLTFISRFLTDKLFGGQKSFTAEMDRGVSTSLQRIKALVERG